The window CATGGTACAAAACTTAGTATTAAATCAGGAATAATACCAAAGTTCttgaacaaaaacataatattacaagacaattttttaataaagacaaaaattaaaagttttcaatGTTAGTTGatgagtttagaaaaaaaaaaaagagtctttgttcaaaaaaaaaagaagaaaaacaaatgacTACTCAAGATTGCACGGCGAGCTTCTGAAGATGTTCAAAGAAGACTCGAAGGCTCACGTCGTCTGTGAATATCACATCTGACCCTGTTGACATCTCGTTTGCGTTGTTGTATGTCGCTGATGGATTCAGCTTAGCTAATAGAAACCTCGCCTGCATTTTCCCATTCAAATCTAGTGAGatgcaaaaaccaaaattgaatcTGACAATTACTTGAAGACATATAGATAAAGACAAATGACCTGCGAGCCGTGCTGATCACAGACAACTAATCTTGGGACAGGGAAACGCTCCCGGACTATCATCTGGGAATCCTCTTGTGGAGCTTGCAATAACTCAGCAAAAGCCTATCTCACAAAAATCGTAATAGCTAGTCAGTCACTGGAAGATTAAGTTATTCAACCACAATGAGATGGTTCTGCATCATGAAAAAATCTATTTGTCACAGCTAGTTAGAAGTACCTGGTGTTCAGACTGATGATGATAACCCATGTTTCGCCATTGTGCTACAGTCATTCCATGGAAGACAACAACACTAAAATATGCATCTAATAAAAGAATTCGATCGGCTGCAATGGAAGCCACATCTAGCAAAGCTGGTTGAGGTGGTGAATGGAATGAATACATTGTCAACGACGGTTGGATCATGACAGTTGCATTCGAAATATTCTCCCGGTTTAACAACATGCAGAAGTATGCGGTTTCATCAGGGCTATTGTTAAACACCTGCCATCATCACAACCCNCTCAGCAAAAGCCTATCTCACAAAAATCGTAATAGCTAGTCAGTCACTGGAAGATTAAGTTATTCAACCACAATGAGATGGTTCTGCATCATGAAAAAATCTATTTGTCACAGCTAGTTAGAAGTACCTGGTGTTCAGACTGATGATGATAACCCATGTTTCGCCATTGTGCTACAGTCATTCCATGGAAGACAACAACACTAAAATATGCATCTAATAAAAGAATTCGATCGGCTGCAATGGAAGCCACATCTAGCAAAGCTGGTTGAGGTGGTGAATGGAATGAATACATTGTCAACGACGGTTGGATCATGACAGTTGCATTCGAAATATTCTCCCGGTTTAACAACATGCAGAAGTATGCGGTTTCATCAGGGCTATTGTTAAATACCTGCCATCATCACAACCcgcaaaagaaaacatgatacTAAGCTAATGATATGATGAGCACAAACCATGACACGTAAAAGCAGTGGTACCTGAACAAACTGCGATCGCCGCAGATTAAATATAAACTGAGGAAATAACGAAAAATAGGGATTCAGCGTGAAGGAGGTTGGATCATCCTTTCTATAGTCTCCAAACTTTGAACAAAGACGAATCAGATTCCGATCTAACCACCGAGTAGCATCAAATCCCTCCTGCGAAACAAAAAATGATGAAATGTATAAACAGACATGACTTGCTGATAGGCGCGCCTTAGATAACTAGTCCCTGCAGTATTTTCTAAGAAACAATTTGGATCCTCCTAGTTCAGATTACTATACATTAATTATACAGCTGTGTGAACAATAAACTTTGAATGTCTTTCGTATAAATAGATGAACATTTGACCTCCTAGGTTTCCTGGTGAGTATTTTCCCAAGGAAAGACACATATTTAAAAACATTGCCAGCATTAAGAGGTTACGCCAGCACAATAATAAAACAAAGCAACTACCAAACTGACGCTGTCTACTCTGACGTACCTCTGACTCCATTTTCAAAGAAGCTAATCTAGCCATTACCACAGCAGCAGTTTCTTGATCAAACCCATGCACAAGTTCctgaaaaatacataacaaTCGGTAAAATAGAATGTTAGCTCACTAGGAAGCTTTTAGACTATAAGAAATCCTGCATTGCATTTTTTGATGGTTATTTGCATAATCCTACACCATGGGCCCATGTCTAAAATTCATCTCatggaaactaaaaacaaacaatgaaaATGGATAGGCTGGTATGTGTATCAAAATGTTTGTCAGAAGCTTTGCTTATTATTCCATATAAATTATCTATGATGATACATTAGTGATGGATTGTTTCTGATTAGCCACAAGGAATGCCAAAATATACGACTAATAGTACTGACAAGAATGCAAGAGCTAAGACTTACTGCCTATCAGTAGTAACTGTAACAGAATAATTGATGAAAATCTGTGGTAGTAAATTATATAGCACTAATTTGAAAATTGCAGTCAAAGAAAGTGTGAGATGCAAAGCATGTTCTAGTCCTAACGGTGATACTAAGAGTACAAGAAAGTTCAATTGTATGGAGCAAAACCCCAAAAAGTTGGCCTACCCTTTACTATAGATTCAGAAAATAGGtcatgatgaagaaaaaattcaaattgCTTATCAATTGAAACTTTAAGtcataaatttatgaataaagCAAAAACAGGACAAACCTCTGAACTCACAGCACTGTCTTTCCACTGTCTGCATACAGTAGTAACCCGGAGCAATGTTTGGCCTTCAGAGTTTTGGTAACTgcaaacaagtaaacaacatgATACTTTCGACAATGAAGCCCACAATGTAATGCAGAAAGGCACggacttaaaacaaaaataagaaaacagataAATACAAGACTAAACCACTGCCCAAAGTACCTTGTGAGAAACTGCAAATAAAACTGTGGATTCGCAACTCCTGGAGAATTTGACCCGGTTGAAGATATGTCAAAAAATACTGTCAAACACGTACTTTTATCAAGGCCACACAACCTCCAAGAAGAAGTATTCCCCTCTCCTATAACCGTGTCAGCAACACAAGTACCTTTCTGAAAGgattcaaataaaagaaaacttcaaTTTAGTTGAGAAGAGATAGCTTTGTTCATCTCACAAATTACTATCAATTCATTTTTGAAAGAAGGGTATATTCAAGGACTCCATGTTTAACCTTCTCTAATGATGAGCATGGCCCAATAGCCCCTTGAATTTTGATGTCCTGTGAACAACAGATCTCAAGCATCCCACTAGATATAAACGATTTAAGGTCAGTTTATATTTAAGTACGCACATAGTTTTATTTCTTACATACATGCTTGAAACGTATGATACTCAATAAACAAGAAAGGTTATTGCATCGCCAAAATTTTCTCTACCATGTAATAATAGATCAAAGAGAGTGATGCATCAGCAAAGTAGAAACTTACTTAAAGCAAAGGCCAAGAGCCGGATCGCCATCTTCAAATACCCGCTTGAAGGAATCTTTGAATACGGAATGGCCAAAACTTTCAGACAGAACAACAAGGCCACCAGTTCTTTCAACTGCAACTTTCATCTCAGCAACCCCAACCTAACTATATCCAAAATGCAACAGCAGAAACAATTATAATTAGATATCAAATTATAGTTATCAGAAATGAGAGCATGACAATATACAACAAGCAATGCCTTATGTTGACTAAAGATAGAAACTATTGGAAGAAACACAATGGAGaaaaaacatcatcaaaaacaGGAAATTGAGAGGATTAGTTAAACTGATATCACAGGCTAGTTAACAAAATTGAGGACAAGTGAGAggattcacatttttttatatccTATTGACCATGTTAAGTTTGACAAACAGTTAAGTAAAACTCATTGCATTATCAAGACCACACTTCCAGACACAAGAATAAAAGATGCATTCCATTTTCTAGATTTCCAgctacaaaaaatacaaaacagtaTTGCAAAAGCAACTGATACAAATTGCAAAAGCAACTGATACAAAATGCAAAATGAAACTTGAAGAACTAATTCAGAGCATTGTGCACCAATGATTTATAATCACGTCACAGTAATACCTGATCAAGTGCAGAAGCAAAAAGGTCTAGCACATGACCCTGAGTGACTAGTTGCTTTGCGATGCTCTCATAAAACTTGACAGCCTTCTTATAGTAAGGAGCGGCATCTTTATCTACATCTTTGTGAGAACGCACAGGATCCGACAAATCTTTTGAGACAATCTGTACAAAAGAGattagaaagaaattaaaaagacatGCTTCATAAACATGGTGTGATGAATGCTCACAGTGCCAACAATCGTCAACAGGCACTTACAGTTCCAGGGCCTTCTGTACATGGACCTCCAATCAAAGCTACAATTCTAGCCCCAGTTCCAGGCAAGCAAGCTCCAAGCAATCCTGCAGCTACACTCAATGCCACACCTGTGCATCGTTGGGAACGATGACCTGGCTGAACAGGCCACTGATCACTTTGTAGCTCATCCAAAAGCTACATACCAAACATCATCCATACAATCAGATGAAAAAGTTCCAACTTGACAATCAACACTAGCTAAATGATAAATAActtcaaaaaacaaactttaCTAACAGAGTTGAGAGTGAATTCGCAATCCGAGGCAGGCAACAAGAATCTATTCAAACCAGAACCATTTTGAGCTCCTTTAGGATGATATCCAGAAACAGGACCTCCTCTCCTCGAAGAAGCTCCAAGCCCCAACTGATCCAAAACCTGATCTTTCGAAATCTCTTTATCCCCTCTAAAAACGAAAACTTTAGACATCTCAGAGAATCCCAACTCATGTACATGAGCCTGAGTACCAAACGACACAAACCCAACCAAAGCCTTCTCAGGAAGCAATCCAATCGCCTGCTTAACCGCAGATTTAGCAAATTCAAGCTCCTCTTCAATCATACAAGTATCAAGAACAAACATAAACACAGCCTGAGACGGAACCTCCCCATTCCTATGATCATGCGGAGGAGGAAGCGTGTATTCAACAGTAGTATACTGAGGATAAAGCTCACCAGGGAGATTAGTCTCAGAGATCACATGGTAATGAGGCGGGAAATGATTACGCTGAAAGCAAAAGGGACAGATCCAGAGCTTCGCTGTGAAATCGACTTGCGCGTAAGCGTTCAACGCCGCGGAGCAGGTTCGGCAACGGAGAGGAGCGTAAGGAAGGGTAGGGATATCGGAATGTCGCCGGATCGGAGAAATGGAAGCGGCGAGTGGGATCACGCATTTGCTTGCTTCGACTTTAGAACGTGGCCAGACGTTCCATGTCATACGAACTCCATCGATTCCTTCCAGATCTGTGTTTGCTGTCTCCGCcattgttgtaaattcagatcAGATCAGAGGATTCGagttctttctctctgttttttcttttggtttgtttgaccaaagaaacttaaaaatctCAGCTttaacgttttttttgttttgttttgtttatagcAACTGAATAAACACTCTGTTATTAATTAACTTATTATTCACGTTAAGATTGTGTAtgaaatttatttcttttttttggtgtttataATCTTTTCATTTGActgtctttttcattttttggtaaatatttttaaatatatatatgaagaatcTTTTATTCCAATTTACctgtgtcaaaaaaaaaaaaaattgatgtacCAAAAGATTTAAAACGAAAATACTTCCTACTTGAAATCATTAGCCTATGAATTAGGATCgaattaaaatcacaaaaataaaaagtaactatcttaacatttttaggGTTGTGTTTTCACCTGTTCACAtttttcatcacaattttttgtttcaatagttgttataatttttttgtttcatcataattttaaaagtttgtcttttgaactttttttttttaagtaactaCAAAACTTAGCAAAATTacctttttttaatctatagttatatatgtttaatatttatgtaattttagtcctatttattttataattttaattttctttgtaaatgaattgatatatttaagttttgaactttgtatatttgtctcttttctTAAGTTCCAAACCTTAGCAAAATTAAGTAACTCTTGATTCCTCGTTGCACACAATGAATGAACAGCATAACTATGACCAAGAGACAGCATGTATAAGCTCCGTAGACCCAATTATTAGCCTTCCTACAAACTCCACATGACTCGTTTGAGTACGCAGCAACCGAATATAATTCCGTCATACGCTGTTAGGGCTGGATCTCATTCCTACAATAGGTCCGGCCCAGAAAAGACCCAAAGAAATCAATAGGCCAAAAAGGGCTATTTTGGTCTTTTTAGAGGATGAACCGATACAGTAACCTACAAAGTGATTGTACGGCGTACGGGCAAGGGACAGGTTCTCGAAGTATCAATTCGACGAACTCGCAGTTCGtcagttctttctcttttgtcatTTTCTAGTTCGTCATTATCAATTGTAGCCCaaatttttcatataataaaGAGAATTTCGACCGTCTAAACACCAAACTAAAATACTTTAATTTGGACATGCTAAGACAAGCCTCTCATGGAGCGTGACAtgactaaatatttttatttgatttatgtttcATATTTGCAAACGTCTAATAAGGAACTCGTGACAAATGAAAATTGTGTGGGTTGCTTATTAGGAATTTTTGAAGTcggtttaaaattttgaaatggaCCGTCATTGGGCTTCGTTTATAAGCCCAACCCAACACAATCTAAAAGCCACGTGCCACGTGAGATTTCAGTATTATATCTGCAAACGGTCGAACAAAATCATGGGGCCTAACTtgatctcatccgttggattttAATCTCACGATCAACGGAGATAGatgaataataaacaaacatgtGAATGCGTTCTCCGATCTAGAAATTCAAATTCTCGCCATTAACGgctctctcaaactctctctctctctctctctctctcttcccttcttcCTCGTTACTTTGCCCGAAACACTGATTTGTTGCAGAAGCAGATCTTGCTCTTCCCTCTCTTTTTTAGGGATTTGAATCGGTTAATCCACAGAGAGAATGAAGCACTTTATGATGCCAAGAAACGCTATCTTGAGGGATATGGGAGAGTCGCAATCGCAATCGCCCAACCCTAGCTTGACGAAATCGAAGTCTCGAACGAAGATGAGATCTGCTAAAGAGAATGCTCCACCACCGGATCTGAACTCGTTGATGCCTGACCATAGGTCTTCTCCGGCGAAACTTAAGTGTCCTTTGCCTCCGCGTCCGCCGTCTTCAAATCCTCTTAAACGGAAGCTAATTGCTGAAGCTGCCGTGGATAACGGAGTAGCGGCTGGGGTTTCAGACTCTGGTGTCAAGGTTGTTtgattcttttgaatttttgattttcttgcccagaaattggaaaaaaaaaaccctaatttgttggATGAGTTTGGTCAAAAATTAAGTTCCAGATTCTAAAATCCCTAATTTCTTGATTGCTATTAGTTACCGTTAGTTCGATTTGTCTTAGTAGTGTTTAAAGCTACTCAACTAGAGCTCTTGTCTCGCTTTGTAGGTTATAGTCAGAATGAAGCCTCCAAGCAAAGGTGAGGAAGAGGAGATGATAGTTAAAAAGATCTCCAACGATGCCCTCACTATCAATGAACAGACTTTCACTTTCGACTCGATTGCTGACCCGGAGTCAACTCAGGCAAGTATTTAGTTTTCATTATTGGGTTAATTATCTCATGATTTACATAGGTTAAGatgtttgtatattttcttgtgttcatTGCAGGATGAAATCTTTAAGCTTGTGGGAGCCCCTCTTGTAGAGAACTGTCTGGCTGGATTTAACAGTTCTGTTTTTGCTTACGGACAGGTAGTCATCCTTCCTTTTTCAATGTGTTGCTTTGGGattgtattgaaattttttaaaccaGGTTTGATTGCAATTCTAACATTTGATTTGTTCAGACTGGAAGTGGGAAAACGTATACCATGTGGGGTCCTGCAAATGGATTGTTGGAAGAGCATCTTAGTGGTGACCAAAGAGGATTGACACCACGTGTCTTTGAGTTGCTCTTCTCCCGTATCAGTGAGGTGATGATATGATGCCTTGGTGTTGTTTACATTCACTTCGTTTCATTTTGCTAAAGAGGCAGCACATTCAAAacttgatttcttttgtttgcagGAGCAAGCAAAGCACGCTGAAAGGCAGCTCAATTACCAATGCCGCTGTTCGTTTCTCGAGGTTTGATGAGTGTATTCTACTATAGATTTTCTGCTTATGatgtttttatttctcaaaGCTTGATAGACATGGGTCCCTTTCCCATTTTTTTATGGCAGATATATAACGAGCAAATAACAGATCTTTTGGATCCGAGCCAAAAAAACCTGATGGTAACAGGAGCTTGCAACTTCAACTTGTTtcattttgtaaagaaaaagaacctggattcatctttttttttcttttattaatattgCACCAGATTAGAGAAGATGTCAAGTCCGGTGTTTATGTTGAAAATCTGACTGAGGAATACGTGAAAAACTTGAAGGATTTGTCAAAGCTTCTGGTTAAGGTTTGTTATATCATTTCATTTCATGTTCCTCTTGGGTAATTAATCCCCTTCTACTTTGAAAGATTTCTAGAGTAATTGATAAAAACGTACACACTTGTGTTTCCTAGGTGTGATATCAGTTGTATTTCTcctaaacttttaaaagatgGGATGCATAACTTTGGTttgttataaagaaaaattgtcTACACTACAGGAACTGCAATACTGTGTATTCTGCCAAAGTGTGTCAAAGTCTTGCAGTGTAGACAATCTGAACTATTTTGTTGCGTGCTTTTGAAATGATTATCTTCAATAATAATGCTGGAGTCTTAAACTGTCGCAGGGCTTGGCAAACAGAAGGACTGGGGCTACAAGTGTAAATGCAGAGAGTTCAAGGTCACATTGTGTATTTACTTGTGTTGTCGAGTCCCACTGCAAGGTGGGCTGTTCTTCTTTATTACATTGGTCATATTATTTGGTAACTGCAAGGTTTTAAAACTAGGCTATGATGCTCAGATGCTTGTTAGTTTAGcaattatttagttaattttattatggGTTAATGTCAATCTATATCTAACTGTATTTTAATGTAATATGTAACAGAGTGTTGCAGATGGTCTAAGCAGCTTCAAAACAAGTAGAATAAATCTTGTTGATCTGGCTGGTTCAGAAAGGCAAAAGTTAACCGGTGCAGCAGGTGATCGTTTAAAGGAAGCTGGGAATATAAATCGATCACTTTCTCAACTTGGGTAAGATCAGAATAATCCATATACATAGCTgcttattaattttctttaccAGTCAATCCTGCATTTGTTTCCTTTCTCTCGAGAGTATGCATTTGAATCTGGATTTTATTGATATGAACACAATTTGAAAATGATGGTTGTAATTTCTGACTTCTATCTATGCCAGATCTTTTACCTTGACATTTTTCAGATGTTATTCTGTACAGTCTGAAACTAAGATCAATGTAACCCACACAGTTTTTAATTACATGCAGGAACTTGATCAACATTCTCGCAGAAATTTCACAAACAGGGAAGCAGAGGCATATACCCTACCGAGATTCCAGGTTGACATTTCTATTGCAAGAGTCTCTTGGTGGGAACGCGAAGTTAGCTATGGTTTGTGCAGTTTCTCCCTCGCAAAGGTAAATCAAGAACCCATACGAGTATCACGTAAAAAATATGTGTTCCAGAAATTATTTTATCCTccattttttctgaaaaaaatggCATCACATATTGCAGTTGTAGAAGTGAAACCTTCAGTACCTTAAGATTTGCTCAGCGTGCAAAAGCGATACTGAACAAGGCTGTTGTCAATGAAGTAATGCAGGATGATGTAAATTTCTTGCGGGAAGTGATACGCCAGCTGAGGGTATGCATTCTTTTGCTTATCTCATAAAACATAGATACAACCCAACTAATGTAATATTTAATGTAAACCGCACAGGATGAACTGCAAAGGGTGAAGGATAATAATAACAACCCAACTAACCCAAATGCATCTTACACCACGTCCTGGAATGCGCGTAGAAGTCTGAGTTTGTTAAGAAGCTTTGGCCTGGGCCATCCCAAGTCATTACCaaatggagatgatgatgggGATACTGAGATGGAAATTGATGAGGAGGCTGTTGAAAGGCTTTGTACTCAAATGGGTTTATCGCCACCTACCGAGGAAAACAATCAGGACATGAGCAGAGTAGAGAAAATAGTTTCATCATTGGCCCTAAAGGATGAATCTTACAGTAACTCCCACCTTAAATCATCTGATGTCCAATCNNNNNNNNNNNNNNNNNNNNNNNNNNNNNNNNNNNNNNNNNNNNNNNNNNNNNNNNNNNNNNNNNNNNNNNNNNNNNNNNNNNNNNNNNNNNNNNNNNNNNNNNNNNNNNNNNNNNNNNNNNNNNNNNNNNNNNNNNNNNNNNNNNNNNNNNNNNNNNNNNNNNNNNNNNNNNNNNNNNNNNNNNGTAGAGAAAATAGTTTCATCATTGGCCCTAAAGGATGAATCTTACAGTAACACCCACCTTAAATCATCTGATGTCCAATCCACTGGAAAGAATTTTCCTGAAGATACAGATGTTAACATGGAGGACGCGTGTTGCCAAACTGAAAACAGTGGGTCAGAGACTGAGAATGCGTTAACTGTGGCAGAAACTAGCATCACAACAGATCAGATCAAAGCACCCGTGCAAACTATGGATGATGGTTCGAATGCACAGCCTGCTTCCATAACCAATTCTCTTCACTCTTGTATTAGCGACACAAACGAGGGAAATTCACCAAGCAAGGCGGACAACATTCCATTATGCCAAGACTTGGTTCTCGAAGCTGATGTTTCCGCAATTGTATCAGTAGCTGATACATCAAATGATACAGAACAGGTCACAGTAAATCCTGTGTCGCCTTGCCTTAGCATTAATCCAGTTAGTGCTTCTCCTGTACTAATACCTCCCACTGAGAGCGTTTCTCCTAAGATTAGAAATAGCAGGAAAAGCTTGAGGACAACGTCAATGTCCACCGCATCCCAAAAGGATATTGAGAGAGCGAACCAGTCGACTACAGAAGTTGTGGAACCTTCTCCGGCTATGTCCACAGAGATGTTAAACCTATATAGTGCTTTGTCTGCAAAGAAAAATGAAGCTTTTCCTGTGCCAACTAGGCAATTGGCAGCTAGCCTCCACAGAGGCATGAAACTTCTTGACTCTTATCGCCAGAGTACAGCTCATAGACGGTCAACATTCAGATTGTCCCACAAAGCTCTAGCATGCAAGCCTTCAACCGTTTTAAGTAAGACTGATGTAGGTGTGCAGACTTATCCCGAAGCTGATATAATAGTGGAagagaaccccaaagaagcacTGTGCAGTAAATGTAAATGCAGCGCAGAATGTGAGGCCCAAGATATAAGTGACACTTCTAATCTTCAGTTAGTTCCTATTGACAACTCAGAAGATTCAGAAAAGTCCAATTTCCAAGTTCCTAAAGTAAGAATTGTGGCTTTCATTTAAAGCATTTCTTTCCGCATTTGTATAGTGTAATAATATGATAGGAGTTTTCTGCACCTTACAGGCAGTGGAAAAGGTGCTAGCAGGGTCTATCAGACGAGAAATGGCTATGGAAGAGTTCTGCACTAAGCAAGCCTCTGAAATATCACAGCTTAATCGGCTGGTATGATCCTTGCTTCTGTTCTGTTGGTTAGCTTCTCTACTTTCGACGTATATAGGAAACATCTCTAATTGTCTCTGGAAAACAGGTGCAACAGTACAAGCATGAGAGAGAGTGCAATGCCATAATAGGACAAACAAGGGAGGACAAGATTG is drawn from Camelina sativa cultivar DH55 chromosome 1, Cs, whole genome shotgun sequence and contains these coding sequences:
- the LOC104788630 gene encoding kinesin-like protein KIN-12B isoform X1, coding for MKHFMMPRNAILRDMGESQSQSPNPSLTKSKSRTKMRSAKENAPPPDLNSLMPDHRSSPAKLKCPLPPRPPSSNPLKRKLIAEAAVDNGVAAGVSDSGVKVIVRMKPPSKGEEEEMIVKKISNDALTINEQTFTFDSIADPESTQDEIFKLVGAPLVENCLAGFNSSVFAYGQTGSGKTYTMWGPANGLLEEHLSGDQRGLTPRVFELLFSRISEEQAKHAERQLNYQCRCSFLEIYNEQITDLLDPSQKNLMIREDVKSGVYVENLTEEYVKNLKDLSKLLVKGLANRRTGATSVNAESSRSHCVFTCVVESHCKSVADGLSSFKTSRINLVDLAGSERQKLTGAAGDRLKEAGNINRSLSQLGNLINILAEISQTGKQRHIPYRDSRLTFLLQESLGGNAKLAMVCAVSPSQSCRSETFSTLRFAQRAKAILNKAVVNEVMQDDVNFLREVIRQLRDELQRVKDNNNNPTNPNASYTTSWNARRSLSLLRSFGLGHPKSLPNGDDDGDTEMEIDEEAVERLCTQMGLSPPTEENNQDMSRVEKIVSSLALKDESYSNTHLKSSDVQSTGKNFPEDTDVNMEDACCQTENSGSETENALTVAETSITTDQIKAPVQTMDDGSNAQPASITNSLHSCISDTNEGNSPSKADNIPLCQDLVLEADVSAIVSVADTSNDTEQVTVNPVSPCLSINPVSASPVLIPPTESVSPKIRNSRKSLRTTSMSTASQKDIERANQSTTEVVEPSPAMSTEMLNLYSALSAKKNEAFPVPTRQLAASLHRGMKLLDSYRQSTAHRRSTFRLSHKALACKPSTVLSKTDVGVQTYPEADIIVEENPKEALCSKCKCSAECEAQDISDTSNLQLVPIDNSEDSEKSNFQVPKAVEKVLAGSIRREMAMEEFCTKQASEISQLNRLVQQYKHERECNAIIGQTREDKIARLESLMDGVLSKDDFLDEEFASLMHEHKLLKDMYENHPEVLQTRIELKRVQEELESFKNFYGDMGEREVLLEEIYDLKAQLQCYIDPTLTSARKRASLLKLSYACDPNQAPPLNTIPESVDESPEKTLEHERLRWNETESNWISLAEELRTELDTNRLLMEKQKRELDTEKRCAEELTEAMQMAMQGHARMIEQYADLEEKHIQLLARHRRIREGIDDVKKAAARAGVKGVESRFINALAAEISALKVQREKEAQYFRDENKSLQSQLRDTAEAVQAAGELLVRLKEAEEGLTLAQKRAMDAEYEATEAYKRMDKLKRKYETEISTINQQHIAEPQNPVESLQASFNGDAMAKYDEPMEPSPSSGDHQWREEFEPYYKKDEELSKLAEPSWFSGYDRCNI
- the LOC104788630 gene encoding kinesin-like protein KIN-12B isoform X2; its protein translation is MKHFMMPRNAILRDMGESQSQSPNPSLTKSKSRTKMRSAKENAPPPDLNSLMPDHRSSPAKLKCPLPPRPPSSNPLKRKLIAEAAVDNGVAAGVSDSGVKVIVRMKPPSKGEEEEMIVKKISNDALTINEQTFTFDSIADPESTQDEIFKLVGAPLVENCLAGFNSSVFAYGQTGSGKTYTMWGPANGLLEEHLSGDQRGLTPRVFELLFSRISEEQAKHAERQLNYQCRCSFLEIYNEQITDLLDPSQKNLMIREDVKSGVYVENLTEEYVKNLKDLSKLLVKGLANRRTGATSVNAESSRSHCVFTCVVESHCKSVADGLSSFKTSRINLVDLAGSERQKLTGAAGDRLKEAGNINRSLSQLGNLINILAEISQTGKQRHIPYRDSRLTFLLQESLGGNAKLAMVCAVSPSQSCRSETFSTLRFAQRAKAILNKAVVNEVMQDDVNFLREVIRQLRDELQRVKDNNNNPTNPNASYTTSWNARRSLSLLRSFGLGHPKSLPNGDDDGDTEMEIDEEAVERLCTQMGLSPPTEENNQDMSRVEKIVSSLALKDESYSNSHLKSSDNFPEDTDVNMEDACCQTENSGSETENALTVAETSITTDQIKAPVQTMDDGSNAQPASITNSLHSCISDTNEGNSPSKADNIPLCQDLVLEADVSAIVSVADTSNDTEQVTVNPVSPCLSINPVSASPVLIPPTESVSPKIRNSRKSLRTTSMSTASQKDIERANQSTTEVVEPSPAMSTEMLNLYSALSAKKNEAFPVPTRQLAASLHRGMKLLDSYRQSTAHRRSTFRLSHKALACKPSTVLSKTDVGVQTYPEADIIVEENPKEALCSKCKCSAECEAQDISDTSNLQLVPIDNSEDSEKSNFQVPKAVEKVLAGSIRREMAMEEFCTKQASEISQLNRLVQQYKHERECNAIIGQTREDKIARLESLMDGVLSKDDFLDEEFASLMHEHKLLKDMYENHPEVLQTRIELKRVQEELESFKNFYGDMGEREVLLEEIYDLKAQLQCYIDPTLTSARKRASLLKLSYACDPNQAPPLNTIPESVDESPEKTLEHERLRWNETESNWISLAEELRTELDTNRLLMEKQKRELDTEKRCAEELTEAMQMAMQGHARMIEQYADLEEKHIQLLARHRRIREGIDDVKKAAARAGVKGVESRFINALAAEISALKVQREKEAQYFRDENKSLQSQLRDTAEAVQAAGELLVRLKEAEEGLTLAQKRAMDAEYEATEAYKRMDKLKRKYETEISTINQQHIAEPQNPVESLQASFNGDAMAKYDEPMEPSPSSGDHQWREEFEPYYKKDEELSKLAEPSWFSGYDRCNI